From the genome of Loxodonta africana isolate mLoxAfr1 chromosome 4, mLoxAfr1.hap2, whole genome shotgun sequence:
ATCCTGAACTTTCAATTCTATACCATTGATCTATATGCCTATTCTAATACCACTACCATGCTATCTTGATCACTGTTGCTTTGTGGTAAGTTTTGAAATTAGGAAGAATgattcctcctactttattcttttttaggattgttttggctattctggagccctgttggcacagtggttaagagcacagctgctaaccaaaaggtcagcagttcaaatctaccaggtgctccttggaaaccctatggggcagttctactctgtcctatagggtcactatgagtcagaatcgataccATGGCAGATGATTTGGTGGGTTTGTTggctacactaaaaaaaaaaaaaaaaacactaggacCCCTTGAAATTCCATTTGAATTTTAGAAACAAcatgtcaatttctacaaagaagTCAGCTGAGATTCTGGtaagaatcacactgaatccgtAGATCAGTTTGGGGAGTATGCCAGATTAACAATGTTAACTCCTaaggtgctcaactgctaaccaaaaggtcagcagttagaaaccaccagcagctccacgcgaaaaagatgtggcagtcagcttccatagagatttacagccttggaaaccctatgggttcactgtgagttggaacagactcaagggcagtgggtttggttctttttgttttcatttatacaGTAACACGAACTCCTCCTCCCTTTTTTAAAATAGCTTCTtatatttctttcaacaatgttttatagttttcagagtataagttttttacttcttttgttaatttttcttaatcattttattcttttgatgctatTGCAAATGGAATTATTTACTTGATTTAATTTTCAGATATTCATTTCAAGTGTAtaaaatgcaattgatttttgtatattgattttatatttggcAACCTTACTGAATTCATTAGTTCTAAACTTTTTTAATGAATTCCTTAGAATTTTCTACATACAAGATGTTacttctatatacttctgtaatCAAGAGTTTTACATCTTCTTTTTTAAGCTATAGATACAATATTATATAAATAAGCAAAAAgtggcctctgtgtattagccccacTTAGTTACTTCTTCAGAGCTAACCAGAGCCTGTTAATCCACAAAGCCCACCAACGACAAAGTCAAATGTTTACACATTCAATTGCTTTAAAAATAGCACATTTTCAGCCAGAATTCAGTGGGGCTTTACACACCCCACAAACAGCATGCAGTATCTGCTAGACTTAAAAAGACTTagataagaaaaaaaacctgtggtTATAAGGACCCCAGGCTAatggctgccctttgaaacctgaCCCAGAGACTCCGCACCTTGCAACAGAGGCAGATCACCTCGGCACAGAGACCAAgcatttcccttttttcttttctcttcactgGGGCCTCCTTTGCCTCCTCCTCTTCTGGTAGCTCTCaaggacttgttctagttttcttcactttcaacttgaacttgcatatgagcaactgatggtctgatccacagtcggcccctggccttattcttcttattattttttaaatatttttattgtgctttaagtgaacatttacaaatcaagtcagtctctcatacaaaaccttatatacaccttactatgtactcctggaaaccctggtggcatagtggttaagtgctacggctgctaaccaaagggtcagcagttcgaatccacgaggtgctccttggaaactctagggggcagttctactctgtcctatagggtcgctataagccaCAATCGgctctacagcactgggtttggtttttttggtttttggtttactatgagttaaaatcaactcaacggcaacaggttttggaggttttttttgttgttgttaggtctagttggtttattaaaaaaaaaacccgctgccactaTAAACACTATAAACCACTATAAACActggtttatagtgttgttcaaatcttctatCTTCTTGTTGATCTGCTGCCTTGTGGTTGTAGCCATTGCTAAAATTGGGATTTGGCAGCCTTGTATGTATTTAGCACACCCGTGTTATAAGATCAAGTTGttaggtgggatgggtagactcTGATCATCTCAGTTTGCCTCTCTTGGCATGGAACGTCCACTCTATGAGTGAGCTGGGGTAAGAGTGATTGGAGCCCCAGTATTCTTAACCAGTCATTCCTGAAGCAGAGCTTCCACTTAATAAATGAGGGCTGGGTTGAGTAAGAGATCCCCGTACTCTTTTGTGGAAGGCTCACTTCATTCTACGACTCAGAGTGTTGTGTGAAGTCATCTGCATTTTACTTCCTGTAGGCAGGTTAGGAGATATGCCTCTTTCTAATCTAAAgtcttttttctccatctcaagTGAGAGACAACATACCGCCTTAGCACAATGACCACTTACCtgaaaatcttcaaaaatgtTGTGTCATGACCAATGCCTTGTTTGTTACctaaacaaacgaacaaaaaaaaaaaacattgctgtcgagtccaactcttaggacagagtagaactgccccatagagtgcctggtggattctaactgccaaccttttggttagcagctgtagcacttaaccactatgccactatgccaccagggtttccatttgctaCCTAGTAAGTCCTATAATCTCTCTAGTATTCTGTATTAAAATACGAGTGATGGAATAGAAATTTGTTAATGTAAAAGAgaggattatttaaaaaaaaaaaaaacaggagttgAGAGATAGATATAGTATTTGATAAGATCGCTATTTTCCATCTAATTGGggctctgttctttttttctcatttttcaatcTATTCTAAAAcagtgtttttatgcaaataacacataccttctacttttgtttacCAATCACTCTctcccccacaaggtatttttataagcacattatgctaattttttttactgcaacacgtaaaaaaattggcatagcaacTCTTACTATAAAACCTCACTTGGGGAGGAAGCAGTTGGCAaacatacatagaaaaaaaaaggtgcacattatttgtgtgaACATATAGTAGTCCTCAGCAGAAAAAGGGTAAAGGCTGAAACAatatagtaatttttaaaaatttacctaTTGAAATGAAATCATAAATAAGTCCAGAGAGCTGATGATGCTCCATGGTAGAGAATCAAAAGAAATGGGCCAAGGAAATTATTGTCAGCAACTTCCAGATTTTGTGGACATGATATAGTATCAAGGGgtaaggaaagaacaaatctaaTATTAGATAAATATATGAATTTAacacatttatatgaaatttataTCATTTAACCCTTCACATATTTCTTAAGAGGAAGATACTATTATGCATCCCATTTTATATGAGGAAATTAACATGGAGGTACATTATGTAACTCTCCCAGTGaacaaaaacagaatttaaaaagtcTGACTACTAAGCTTGTTCTCTTAACTCTTAAGATAACTATTAACTTTTACTTCTCTTATATTTCTCTCTCAATTTATGGGGTAACATTTCCCCTGTCATTGATGCTCAAATATTAGAAGTCACTACTTAACTTTATTCTTACTTCATCAGCTGATCAATTAATATATTCAGTTAGTTTATTTGCTATTTTTTGATATATTCCCTCTCTTCACTAGCTCTAACACAACTTCCACTGTTCAAGCCATTCTCACCTCTTTCTTGGACTGCCACCACATTTTCTAGGTCTCTCATCTATTAATATCTATTTTCTACAGAGCGACCACTGTAACTTTCATAAATGCCAATCTGACCTAATTactactttaaaaagaaaaaaaatccccattattttccaaatttcatCAGAATAAGGGCTATTGTTCATTTCTTGACATGTAGGTATCCATTATTTCCAtcgttttctttttaaacttcatTACTCACTCCCTGCCTTGTGCATTAAAAATAAGTTATTCAACTTCGTGCAGTGCATCACATAATCCTTTACTTCTCTTTGCATGGAAAACCTATCTATTTAACCTGACTCAATTTTatccatttaaagaaaaatgtgcTCAGGAAGTTTTCCTTGACAATTATGGCCACTTGTGTTTAGAGGCTCCCTTTGTATCTCTATGTATGTCTTTTTGCTGTGTTTATCCTATGACATTTTAGTGCACTATTTTACAAGTTGCCCTTCTTATGGACTGTGAGTTTCATAAGTATGGAAATCATTTATACCTAGTGCCTACACActtatagggagccctggttgctcagtggttaagagcttggctacttaccaaaaggtaggcagttctaatccaccagcccctccttgaaagccctatggggcgcttctactctgtcccatagggtcactgtgagtcagaatcaatttgatggcaatgagtttttttataCACCTATATACCTACTTATTATAGAGTCAAGAAGTAATcagaattcaataaatattaatttgaaGGATAAATACACaggcatatataaaaaaagattatCTTGACTTTTGGTTTATTTTCAGTACGGTTTTCTAATGTGTAGGTAGCATTTTCAAGAATAATTTATTAatctaataaatatatatatggggGACAAAGACAAACGAAGCCAGAGAAACCATGAAATATATAGTGTCAGTCATTCAGCCTCTGGAAATAAGGGGAACTTGAAAAATCACGTTTATGACTGTGCAGTGAAAAGTATCGGGTTTCTCACTGCACACTGAAAAAAAGCATTTCTTAAGTAAATCTAAGATTTTGTTTCCTCTGCTTATTACATCAACTTTTGTTACCTCTGTCTATTACATTTCAAACGCATCACACATTACTGACCCAAGAAAATTAATATATCCCAAACATCACCAGGAAGACAGGTGCAAACttggaaatatattttctttaaaaaaaaaaatacatggcaaTTATTAACTTTACCTAAAATTATGAAGTACGAAGAAAGTCACTTCAAAATCAATAACCACACAAAATATACCCAAATGTATTCTTCAGCAGTGAGCACACAGAATCCAAATAATAAGCCCTCTAACCTAAATATTTCCAACATCAATGGGAGCATTCTCTGCCTCAGTGCTTCACTAAATTATTGTCAATGTCTAAGACTTTCATCTGTagcactgttaaaaaaaataattaaataaaactttttttcttcagGATCTTTCTCAGAGCTTctttgacatctttgtttctcaaAGAATAAATCAAAGGATTCAACATGGGGGTGACTAGGGTGTAACATAAGGAGGCCACTTTACTCAGTTCAGGAAATCTGTCAGGAGTCAGATACATAAAAAAGACAGCACCATACAGCACACTTACGACTCCCAGGTGGGAGCTACAAGTGGAGAAGGCTTTCTTACGTCCCTCAGTGGAGCGTATCTTGAGAACTGTAGACACAATATACATGTAAGAAATAATAATGACTATGATGGTAGGCAAAATGATGCtactggataaagaaaaaaacaccatTTTATAGAAATAGAGATCTGAACATGAAATCCTCTGAAGTGGGCGACTATCACAGTAGAAATGGTCAATGGCTCGAGAAGCACAAAAGGGTAAGGTGAATGTTATGCTGGTCAGAAGAACTGAACTGATGCAGCCACAGAAATAGGAACCAGCCACTAACTGAGTGCAGAGAAGTGTTGACATCTGGACAGAGTAGAGGAGTGGATTGCAGATGGCAATGAAGCGGTCATAAGCCATGGCTGCCAGAAGAAATCCCTCAGTCACAATGAAGAGGGCAAAGAGAAAAAGCTGAGTCACACAGCCTGCAAAGGAGATAGATTTGCTCTCAGACCAGAAGTTGATCATAGCCTTGGGCGCAATCACAGAGGAATAGAAGAGATCAGTGAAGGAGAGGTTGcctaggaagaaatacattggtGTGTTCAGCTGGGGATCAGTCATGATAATGGTCATCATCCCAAGGTTCCCTAGAAGTATCACGGCATACACAAGCAGAaataggaggaagaggagaatatGCAGCTCTGGGCTGACTCTGAAGCCAACAAGAATGAAGTCAGTCACTTCTGAATGATTTCTTGTTTCCCTGTCACCCATAGCAGAGGCCTACTGAGAGgcacaaggcaaaaaaaaaaaaaaaaaagaacttttggttttgattctAGTGTCACATAATATCCCTTACAGCATTAGGATTTAAAGCTACTTTGTGAACATTATTAATTTTAGCCTTATAGAGATACTGTGACTTAAATGGAAGCCAATGTCAGCTGAAGATAAATTCAAAGGTTAGTTTCATTTCCTAATTTCAGCAATTGCTGGAGTTAGGCCTTTTATCTCTGAGTCTTCATTCAATGTCTTTCCACCCCGatgcatttcacatttacaagCACCACTTCTCTACATATTTCATACTCATGATTTACAGAATAACTTCAACATCTTGAAGTAGAGGTTGGAAGTTAGCACAAATAATTGATATTTGGCAAACAATTTAGGTAGTCTCAGTTTGAAGCTATTAAAGGGCTTCAGTAGTCTAAGGAGGAATAATTGAGTACCAATGAATATAAAGTATGTGACTGAATTTAAAAActacttgctgttgttgtgtgctgtcgagtcgattccaacttatggcgaccctataggaagagtggaactgcccccatggtttcctaggctgtaatctttatgggagcaaagtgccaggccttttctcccgtggagctgctagtgggtttgaacctccaatctttcagtaagcagtcaagtgcttaatcattccgccaccagggctccttcagagaaTCTTGGCATCCCAGAAACAGAAATATATTATAAAAGACCTCAACAAAGTTGTGCATCAATACACCAAATATTAGGTAAATGCCAACAATACATACAATTAAACAAAATAGCACAAGATATTACAGAAAAAATTCATATATGTGCAAGTCCAAAAAATTTTAATGGGGCGATGAAACAATGCAGTACAAATAAGTTAAGTATTTTTGAGATCTCTAATGCAATCTTTGGCCTCTCAGGATTACATCACTATACTAAAAACTTTCTCCATGTGGACTTTGATGCAAAGTTTTTAAGTCTCCTTATAAACAACAATTTATGATATATATGATGCAGAATATAATCTTCAAATACTCTTGAATGTCACAACCTTGCAAAAATAACCCATgcatagttgaaaaaaaaagaaaacactttgtGAAGAAAGCCAACAAAGGGTTGTTATGATAGAATCTTGATGGGACAAGTAGCAAGAAAGTTGTAAATTAGACACTAGTTTCCATACAAGGATTGcaattataaaagaaaagaagagacagCTTTAATgctttgaaaacattctgccttgGTTTTAAGCTTATCCAGATTCCTTCAAACATTTGGAGTGGTTTAAGCAATGGCACATGTGAGGTTAGACATTGAAATACTATAATCTGTTATGACTACAAAACAGAAGATACAATCCACCAGACCAAAAACCTAAAGCAAATGGAGTTAGGTTTTATTCTTATCCAAGACTTTATTGCCTTTTCCCCATGGTGCTTAACAACCCATACTTGGTGGCTGTATCAAAGAGCAACAGTCTAAAAGTAATCGGTGCTTAATATAAAAAAGTAACACCTAAATCAAAAAAGGCACTTTTCAGACTAATAATCAGCAGCAAAGATCAGTTTCCCAAGCTGACTTGGATTCCTGTTTTATTCTCAAATAGTATGTTTTTGGATTAAGATAGTATAAAGAAAAATGGTAGCTTGAAGTATTTATAGAGGATAAATATAACTGTGATTTAATAAATCACTTAGCCTCTCTATCTCTTATGTAAGAATAATTATTCTTGAAATTACTTACCCTGATAAATATTAACCCACAAAGATCCATGCCAATGTGTATTCATCAAAGCAGATTTGCTACCTaaaccaaaacagaaaaaataaataaataaacttaacCAAGAATCTATACTTCAGGTTTTTACAATGCTGAATACACGGACAAAACTGGcaattgtattttatatttaatttttgtcTACAATTGATATCACCTGCATTTAAACATTGTAATTTGTAATATTTAGCTGAAGCATTGCCTAGATCACCTACAAAAATGGTAACCCTTGTGTGAATTTCTCTGGAACCTGGCTTTCCTTGAAACCTGTAGGATGCTGCCTTAACCAACTTTCTCCTTTCAACTGATGTTGGATTTTTTCAggaaaaacacattttttaataaTCCTACAAtcaaattaaaacacacacacatatgaagacaagcacacacacatatgattCAACTCTTTACAGGGATTATTATAAGGCATGGTGATATTTTTAACTGAGATTTTTTTAGTTGACTTCATTTCAGTGTAGTGCTTTCACTAAATGCATGCTCACTGCCAACACTTCATATTATTCGAAAGAGAGAGCATGAGCTGACAAACATCATATTTTCATCGCATGAGAGCAAAGCAGGGGCGACCTTCCATACAAAGAACACCAAACAAAATGTCTTGATTTTAACCAAATGGATGCAATCTTACCATGTTTCTCCTTCTGTGCTCCTTTAATTCAACAAAGAGAACCCTGGTGATTTTTCCTATTCGTTTCCTCTTCATCATATACACATTCTCTCACATCTTTGACATGCCATCAAAAACACAACCCGAAGCTATCACTTAGACTGAGTGTCAACGGCATATAAGACAATTGGAACACAGTTTCCAAGTTAATTGCCATACTAAGTGTTTTCTCTATCTAAATTTTACTTAGGCACACAGacgagagaaaaaacaaaattctaTACTCCCCTACTTCTATAAAGTATTATTACCTGGAGATTGAGAGATATATAAGTGTTTATAGAAATGCTGCAAATATTCATGTGTGTCTAGAAGTTTCAGATTTAACATTGCCtttaaaaaatgtgaataaaTTATTGGGAGGAATCACTGTAGGAAATTATTAATGCCGTGTAatagaacacttaattttttaaataaacctgAGCTTTAAATGCCTAAGTGTAGAAGACCAAGCAGCCAAAATTAATTGATGTAAGAATCAGTAAAATAAGTGGTAGTGGATTTGgagtaaaaaaatttttcttccaAGGACTTTTCTCATGGCATCTTTAACATTCTTATTTCTTAGAGAGTAGATTAAAGGATTTAACATGAGTGTGAACAAAATGTAACATACGGAAGCTGCTTTACAAAGTTCAGGTTTCTTTGGGAGTGTAGGACAACTCTCAGCGAGGTGAATTGACGCAGTGCctcaacgatgggctcaaacatagtgactATTTTGAgaataacagcaataacaacaagatACACAAACGAGGCAGTCCCATAGAGCAAACTCACAAGCCCTAGCTGGGAGCTGCAAGTAGAGAAggctttcttcttcccttcaCTGGAGTGGATCTTTAAGACTATGAATACAATATGCATGTAATATACTACAATAGCAACTATTGTGGGCAtagtaatgattacagccaaacTAAGTGACAACATCTTATTGACAAGGATATTGGAAAAGTGTATCTTCTCAACTGGATTAGAATCATACTAGAAGGGATCAATGACTCAAGAGGAACAGGAAGACATGGAGAATGTTACACGTATGTGAAGAATAAAACTGACCCAGCCACAGAGATAGGAACCAGCCACCAACTGAATACAGAGGCTTCTTGACAGCCATGAAGCAGTCATAGGCCATGGCTGCCAGGACAGAAAGCATAAAAGAAGAGCTGAGCCACACAATCTGCAAAATatatggtctttttctgtgaaaggATATTGACCATGGCTTTGGGTATAAAACAGTAGAGTAGGAGAGGTCAATAGCAGAGAGGTTGCCAAGGAAGAAGTACAGTGGTGTGTTCAGGTGGGGATCAGCCATAATGATGCCAATCATGCTAAGGCTCCCTGGAAGGACCATGCCATAAACAATCAGGAACTGTACGAAGAGGAGACTGTGGAGCTCTGGATGAAACCTCATGCCTACAACAATGAGGTCAGTCATTTCCTTGTGGTTGTCTCCTCCCATGTCACCCATGGCAAATTTCTGCTTAAAAATATAAGAGAAAGTCAAAAAATAAACTTTCCACTCTTTCCCTAGTCTCGCAAATAACACTTCACAGTATAGAAGACTTTAGAGTTGATATAATACTTTCATAAACATCCTATTTGTTCCTCATATGAGCAAAATAAAGATGAGAGCTACTTTGACTTATGCAAGGAAACACAATTAGTTAAAGATGGAATTTGGACTCAGGGTGAGTCAAATTCAAATTTTGTGTTTAAGTGCAGTGCTTTTTTCAATAAAACATAGTTTGATATATTTTTAGATCTCTTTCCCTTGTCATTTGAGATGGTTTATGACTGCCATTTGAGATAGAgatgataatttgaaatttaaGTCTGAAAAACTTCTAATGTTAAGAAAACGgcattttcttaaattttaactTATTTAATATTCACTTTTTCTCTCTAATAACACTTTACTACAATGcgctaataaaaaataaataggagAAAACGAAACTAAGAGTACATTCTGAGGCAACACGAACTTTTCACCAAAAAGAGCTCTTAGAACTACAAATAAATTACCAAAAAGTTAATTGCCTTACTTTAAAGTGGAGCCAATCTTCAGCTTCTGGAATTAGTCTAATTTTATTTAACTGTGAAAGTGAAATATGAGGGACGACTTTATATTTCTTCTTACCCTATAAAGTTTACGGATCCTACTTTTCTCTAAAGAAATGCATAAACGAATCTACATCATCTCAAACTATTCTGAATTTGAGAAAAAATTAGAAGCTTCAAAGTAAGGCACAAATCTAAAAAGTTTACTACATAAAAGATTAGATAACAAATTTTAATAAACTATTCCCCTGATAATTAAAAACTTAGTTGTTTTAAGAATAAATAAGTCCTGATTTCCTTGAAGCACATAAGGCAACTTATTTGGATTTGGGTGACATGCTAAACAATTGGTTACTTGGAGTATTTCTAGGGTTTTGGGTTTCTCCCTCCCCTCCGTGAAACAACACATTCATTGACAGTCTAGCAATTGAGGGCAACGCTGCCACTTCTTTTCTTCTCTGGTGGCATTTAAACCAAGTGTCATAGGAAAGTCTTTTAAGATACGTTTCAATCACTCCACACACATTTCTTACTTCTGCAACACATCACAAGCTTAGTAGACCTTGTCTATTGATCTTATttaaaaagaggaggaggaggaggtgatgAGGCTGGAGCAGGAGAAAGAAGGACAAAATCTTAAGTTCTTAAACCAAATAAAGGTTACTTTTTTTACTTTACATAAATgaaattaatgttaatttttcAAGGATAATCGATTTTCATATGTCTCATCCTCATGCTTAGTAAATGTTAATTGAGTATCGACTCTGTGCCAGGTATTGTACTTGGCACTAAAATAGAATTGAATGCTTACTTATGACATACTGTGATATatgctatgaaatgtttattACAATATTATAACTACTTTAATTCATTACTAAATCTCCAGTAATAAATAAAGACACTCAATGCTattattttacagaaaaaaaaatttttaaatgctaaACTGAAAAGCAACTTAGATAATAAAACTTTTAGCTAGGAGGTCTATAAACATGGCAACTTTAATACAGGCAGGCTTTTGAGAGCAAACCTGACTTTAAATCGTCCATAAATATTTTAACCACATTGTTTCAAAATTTTTGATTCAGAAAAATTAGTGTGTccttaagaatttgtaggtaagtctgaACAGGTGTTTATGGTCCTTATTTAGCCGTACGTAGGTGGCAGAAAAGGGTAAAagacttttcaatgatttaaaatctGCATGTGCAGcgag
Proteins encoded in this window:
- the LOC100667084 gene encoding olfactory receptor 9K2-like, with product MGDRETRNHSEVTDFILVGFRVSPELHILLFLLFLLVYAVILLGNLGMMTIIMTDPQLNTPMYFFLGNLSFTDLFYSSVIAPKAMINFWSESKSISFAGCVTQLFLFALFIVTEGFLLAAMAYDRFIAICNPLLYSVQMSTLLCTQLVAGSYFCGCISSVLLTSITFTLPFCASRAIDHFYCDSRPLQRISCSDLYFYKMVFFSLSSSIILPTIIVIIISYMYIVSTVLKIRSTEGRKKAFSTCSSHLGVVSVLYGAVFFMYLTPDRFPELSKVASLCYTLVTPMLNPLIYSLRNKDVKEALRKILKKKSFI